From the Hordeum vulgare subsp. vulgare chromosome 1H, MorexV3_pseudomolecules_assembly, whole genome shotgun sequence genome, the window CCGCCGCCGGGCTCGACCCCGGCCCCGGGTCTCGTGACGGCGCGCTGACCCCCGAACCAACGGATATGCCGGCgccggtggtggcggtggcggtggcggagtCCTCGTCGGCGAGAAAGCTGGGGCGGCTCTTCAGGCTCACCGAAGTGCACCTCTGGTAATCGATCCCCTCTCCGACCCTCCTCCTTGAGTTCAGAGTTTTTCTTTTCCCATTACACAGTTCGTTTCCTCGCTGCAGGGATGATTTTTATGTGAAGCCTCACGATTGGCGTGCCACAGAGACAACTGGTTTCACGGTAAGAAGATTTTTAGTTTCATCTTTATTTGCTCATGAATGATTATGAGGCTTGTGCTTAGTTCGGTCGACATTTGCAAGAAATTAAATTTTCTATACCAGACATGGAAACTGTTGCTTCTTCTGTAGCCCGACGAGCAGCAGAGCATCCGATTAGTTTTCCAATGACTAATTGACAAAAGAAAATGTGATTTATACCTTACCTTCAGTGATACTAGTCCCAATTTTGCCTGCTAGGCATGTACACAGTTCTTGTTGGCATGAGCTTCAGTCAATTTGTGTTTCAGCCTTCTGTGCTAGCAATTTGAAAACCTTCAACTTTGCAGGGATCTCAAACAGCTAAAACCCGCAACAAAGCAGCCAAACAGACAGATGAAGGTGTGATTTGCTTTCCTGAAATCCAATGAGTTTTTTTTCCTTCTGACATTTGTAAACACCCTACTTGCACCATTGGCTCATACCATAACTCACTGTCCCCACACGGACATCGcataaaaaataatatgaataaTTAATTACAGATTGttattcttttttttttgtgCTGCAAGTATCCACCAATTTCTTCTGATATATCATCTGTTGTTTCTTGATATCAATAGACCATTCATTTGTTGAAGATATGGAATTGGCTAGTCTCATGGGTTCTTTAGGGCTTCCTGTTTCATTCAGCACAAGGAAAGAGGTAAGTTCCCAAAACAGCATGCACTGTTCTTCTGCTGGTTAATCTGTAACCTAAGCCCTTACATGTTACAGAAAAAGAAGACACCTGCTAAGGGTAAGCATCAAGGACGACAAGCACCATATGAAGCGGCAACTCCAATGGATGACAATGTAAGGACATGCACAAATTCTGAAGAACTGGAGCACGTTCAGGAGTCGATGGATTGCATGGAGCAAACAAACTCATGCGTTTCATCTAGGGCTGCTGCGGGTTACAGTGAAGTCTACCATGGTGATGTTGACAAGACGCTTGGTGAAGACAGTGTTAATCAGTGTGAACAAAATGATAACATGAGCAGTCCAGTAAAATCAGGCTCTCCTGTTCAAGAAAATCAAGCTGCGGACAGTTTTATGCAGTTGAACAAAGTGATGCTGGGGCAAAATTCTGTTGATAATGAATCTATAATGTCCTCTGCTGAACTTTGTCATGAAGAAAAATCGTCTGAAAGAGAAGATAAAATATCTGGGGAGACTCCACCCATGTCTCATGATAATAATGATCCATGTCTAGCAGAACCGTCTCCTGTTAATAATCATGTTGAAAAGTCTGGCTCTGATTTTTACTATGAATGCGGAGATTGGCAGGTTCTTTGGGATCAGTTCTATAGTCGGTATTACTATTACAACATCCAGACACAGGAATCTACATGGGATCCCCCTCAAGGATTGGAGGATTTTGTATCGTATTGTAGCACATATTCATCTCAAGGGATAGATCTACAATATGGAGCTAACGCGAGCCCACGTGACAATGGAGAAACAACATTTGGTAAGATGTGAATTCCATTTTATTTGATCTGCAAGAGATTTATTATTTTGCATTGATGCCAGAGGACATTGCTTACTATGTTGATACAGTACAAGTCTTGATGCTGACAGTTCAGAAAATAACTCAATTATTAATATCCTTATCCGTGACATTAATTATTTTTATCTAGAGATTTCTTTCTCATAGCAGTTATATTCTATTCTTACTCATAATTAATATTTAGTTTAATAATATCAAGCATTCTTATCTGGCAGATCAGGCTGGTGACGGCAGCCATCTAGATGAGCAGAGGCATGATCTTTACAATGAAGCACAAAGTTTATCAGACGATAAAGAGTCGATATATCCAAGGTGTGCCTGATTATACTAATGTTGTTCCCTTGCTACCTCGACATATAGATGGTTTTCATTAATATCCCATCCCTATGTAGTGTGATAGCTACCATCGATGAAGCACAAGATGGTGAAAATAGGCAGAATGATAGCTCAGTGGCTGAAGCGTTAGAAGTGAACCAGGAAGCTACCACcactaaaaagaaaaagagagtaaGGAGATCTCAATCGTGTAAGATTATATTACTCAGTTAGAGCTTCCTAGGAGTTGTTTGTGCTATTATTTTCACATGATATCGTTGACTggcagatttcttctttttctgggAGGGTGGTGTCAGTATGCAGCTTGTTGCTGTACCTACatcttttgtatttttttctctttatttataTAAGATGACCAACTGTTTATTTATTTTACAGCTCATTCATGTCAGGACTTGGCAGAAAACATTTCCAATGACATCGCCAAGTATTGGAATCAGCGGTACTCGCTTTTCTCCCTTTTTGACAGTGGTataaagatggatgaagaggggtgGTTTTCAGTAACGCCAGAGCCCATTGCAAAGCATCATGCATCTCGTGTTGGTGCGGGCATATTGATTGACTGTTTCACAGGAGTGGGTGGAAATACCATCCAGTTTGCCGCAAAGTAAGTCACTGCCATCGTGTTACTATATCTTCTGCTAGTGATAATGAATGATATGTTATCATGAACGACTTTTCCATGCTCCCTTTTCTTTCCTTTGCTTGCTGATAATGGTTGCTGGTAACCTTGAGTATTATGGCCCTGTTGTTTACAGGGActagactaaaaaaagtcccttttagtccctatgtaaccaaacaggagggactttttctTAAGGGACTAGAAAAATACTCTACTGGAGGGACTTTTTCTTTAGTccctgggactaaaaaaagtctaatCCCTTGAAACCAAACACCCCCTATGTATCATCTTTGCTTCAACTGCATGCTTGGTCAAGAATGAATGGCAGTAGAAACCATGTTTTTGCGCTCATCGAGCTTATATCGAGGTATTTGTGTCCTGTAAAATGACATTGTATCAAAACGATGGCTTCTAAGATGCTTTACCAGTATAGGGCTATAACTGACTTTCTTAGCATTCATATGGTTGAATGTGATATCAGGtggattttcctatttcttctacaGTATTCAAACTGTAGGTTTCCATGTCTCTGACTCTCTTTTTTCCAGGTGTAatcatgttgttgctgttgacatTGACCCACAGAAGATTGATTTTGCACAGCATAATGCAACTGTTTATGGAGTAAATGATCATATAGACTTCATTATAGGAGATTTTATCCGTATAGCACCTCATCTGAAGGTATGTATGCCTTATACCTTAAAAATATCACGCCTTTAGGTTTCTGCACATGTCATTCCGTTCAGCTGCATATCTTTCATAGTTGCCATTGAGAACACATTTGTTTGACCATTTTCGTTCACTGTAACTATTAGGTAGGATACTGATATTTTGCCATTAGAAGTCCAACAAGAAGATATTTTTGTTATAACTGTTTTTGGAATCATATGGCATAGCCTCAGTTTCAGTTTATTACAAAATGCACCAATTAAAAGCATTCAAGTTCCGTCCCAAAAATAAACATAGATGACTGCCATAATGATAACTTCCTTGTTAATATAAACAAGTTTAAAGCATCTACATGCCTAGTTGTTAATCAGACGTTAAGGCGAGAGAAATTAGCTAGCGGCAGTGCTAAGAGATGGGACAGAAGGGGCTAAGAGAAGGAAGCTTCGCACCATCGCTAAGCTAAAGAAATTACCTTATTGCTATGACACTCTTATCGCTCTACAAGTTGGTCTGTATGCTTTAGTGAAAAGTTGTTGTGTGCAGGGAGAAACCGTCTTCATGTCACCTCCATGGGGTGGACCGGACTATGCAAAAGTAGATGTGTATGacatcaaaaccatgcttaagccTTGTGATGGGTGAGCTCCTTGATTCAGAATATTGTGTGTTTCCTTCCTGTGCTCGCATATGTTCACATGCCCTGGTCGAAATCTTCAGGTACCATCTCTTCAAAGTTGCCACGGCGATCGCTTCGAGAGTAGTCATGTTCCTTCCTCGCAACAGTGACCTAGACCAATTGGCGGACATGTGCTTGTTGGTCGACCCTCCATGGGCGGTTGAGGTATGTCCATTTGTTGTGATCCTTGTGATGTTGGCTTGACATCACCACAGTGTAGCGATGGCGACGCCTCTAGACCGATGTCATAGTGAGCCCTTTTGTTCTGGCAGGTGGAGAAGAATTACCTCAACGGGAAGCTGAAAGCCATAACGGCGTATTTTGAGGAACAGAACAGCGTAGATGATAACTGCATTTTTCGTGGACAACGCCGATGACACTCCATGCATCCGAAATCCAAGTATTCTGCTCAATGGTCTTGGGTACCCTTGGGCAGCAGAGCGTGCCACTGGAGTCAACAGATGAGTGGTCGATTCGCCACGAAGCTTGCTATCGTGGGTCTTAATGCCTCTGCTGTGCCGAGCTTTGGATGACGACGATACGGTTATGCTGAAGAAGTCTCTGCTGACTTGGCTCATTTGTGCTGAGTGCGTGTACATTATCTGGATCGTGTAGTTACTTGTATGTGGTTTAGTTTGTGCCGGTGCAAAATTGGGTAGCCCTGAATCACGGGTAGTATTTTCCACCGCTTATATCTTCATGGTTTCACCATCAACTGCTGATTgtagttagagcatctccaacaggcgccgCGCGCAAAAAACTGGTTTGCCGCGCGCCCATCGTCTGGTTTGGCGCGGCGCACAacgctggctccaacagccgcgcaaaAATACAGCACGCGCGACCGGTCGGGCATTTTAACATATATGGCATTTTGGACACAGAATGAGTTTGAAACATTtatcaaaatgcaatgaacatgtgaaatttgacacaaacaagttgatgaaTAATAGTTCATGCccgggtttgggggggggggggggttgtcacGGCTGTAGAACGGGGTGAGCGGGGTGCCGGTGTGCGCGTCCATGGGTGGCAGGGCGCAGGCGCCGGCGCGTGCGGTgcgtaggaggaggagaggagagagtgcgGCGCGAGCGCTTGAGTGTGCCGCGCGCGGAAGCGGGCGCCCCAAATACACCGCGCGGGATACCACGCACCCAACTTGTTATAGCGCGCGCGGGGTTTTTGCACGCCCGCTGAAGCCTCCCGCCGCGTCGCGTGCGCTAAAACGGCCTAATTTACGGCACGGCGTAgtttagcgcggctgttggagatgctcttagatgaCAGAAGAAGGCTGGAACAAACTTgggtaaaaaagaaaaaagatccTTTGTAAACATAAATTTTGAGATCATCCACCATCCAAATAAATGCACCACTAACTAGTAACTTCATTATTTCACAAAAGCATTTCAAGGCttgctctccatgatcttcgcTCTTGTTCCCTACCTCCTCCTTTAATGGCCCCGCACCTCCAAACGGGCAATTCTTGGCTTGTACACATTTAATAAAAGAGGATCAAACATTGCAGGCACATATTTCTAAAACTcttacatttttataaaaaaattattaATTACATCTTCGAAGAGAAAATCTCTGATTAAGAATTCCGCCATTTCTACTACATGGGATTACAACATATGACTATTACaaaatgataaaagaaaaatCTTCCTCCTCGCTTTCGTCGACACCGGCATGCTCGGGGGAGCCTTGGACTTTGTTGATGTTATCATATGCGATGGCTTTCATTtatattcttcttttatttgacTTGTACTGATATTGGCAGTACATGTATGCATGTTTGAATGACTTCATCTATTTTTTGTAATTGATTAACAAACACATATACTTTAATTTATTTTCCTTTAGTTTATGTGAGAAA encodes:
- the LOC123452415 gene encoding uncharacterized protein LOC123452415, producing the protein MAATAAEKPQEPRRDADGEPRCVCSLLPPHIFPLSYQISSSHSPPRSPPSGAPAAGLDPGPGSRDGALTPEPTDMPAPVVAVAVAESSSARKLGRLFRLTEVHLWDDFYVKPHDWRATETTGFTGSQTAKTRNKAAKQTDEDHSFVEDMELASLMGSLGLPVSFSTRKEKKKTPAKGKHQGRQAPYEAATPMDDNVRTCTNSEELEHVQESMDCMEQTNSCVSSRAAAGYSEVYHGDVDKTLGEDSVNQCEQNDNMSSPVKSGSPVQENQAADSFMQLNKVMLGQNSVDNESIMSSAELCHEEKSSEREDKISGETPPMSHDNNDPCLAEPSPVNNHVEKSGSDFYYECGDWQVLWDQFYSRYYYYNIQTQESTWDPPQGLEDFVSYCSTYSSQGIDLQYGANASPRDNGETTFDQAGDGSHLDEQRHDLYNEAQSLSDDKESIYPSVIATIDEAQDGENRQNDSSVAEALEVNQEATTTKKKKRVRRSQSSHSCQDLAENISNDIAKYWNQRYSLFSLFDSGIKMDEEGWFSVTPEPIAKHHASRVGAGILIDCFTGVGGNTIQFAAKCNHVVAVDIDPQKIDFAQHNATVYGVNDHIDFIIGDFIRIAPHLKGETVFMSPPWGGPDYAKVDVYDIKTMLKPCDGYHLFKVATAIASRVVMFLPRNSDLDQLADMCLLVDPPWAVEVEKNYLNGKLKAITAYFEEQNSVDDNCIFRGQRR